The following coding sequences lie in one Bifidobacterium sp. ESL0690 genomic window:
- a CDS encoding A/G-specific adenine glycosylase: MKQELFSWWDENARDLPWRFGRTTPWGILISEVMSQQTQMSRVVQYWTNWMDVWPDAASLAKASTAEVITAWGRLGYPRRALRLQECAKVVAEQYGNELPRTYDELVALPGIGDYTASAVMSFAFGERIVVLDTNVRRVLWRTFKGEESFGGATKPEERKLANAVLPQKPKESVIWNEALIELGALVCTAKNPKIDEDPWASHSRFYAAGCPHMGEKRTRPRQSFKGTNRQVRGIVLNALRALAGSSGTSEKTASLSRADVEKLWGDHVQLDACIASLDEDGLIEIGSNGSLRLPL, translated from the coding sequence ATGAAACAGGAATTATTCTCGTGGTGGGACGAAAACGCGCGTGATCTGCCTTGGCGCTTCGGCCGCACGACGCCGTGGGGCATCCTCATTTCCGAGGTGATGAGCCAGCAGACGCAGATGAGCCGCGTCGTTCAATATTGGACCAATTGGATGGACGTCTGGCCGGACGCCGCAAGCCTTGCCAAGGCGAGCACGGCCGAGGTCATCACCGCTTGGGGCAGGCTCGGCTATCCGCGACGTGCGCTGCGGCTTCAGGAATGTGCGAAAGTGGTTGCCGAACAGTATGGTAACGAACTGCCGCGCACTTACGACGAGTTGGTCGCGCTTCCTGGCATCGGCGACTACACGGCCAGTGCGGTGATGAGTTTCGCCTTCGGTGAGCGTATCGTCGTCCTCGACACCAACGTCCGCCGCGTGCTCTGGCGCACGTTCAAGGGTGAGGAATCATTTGGTGGTGCCACCAAGCCTGAGGAACGCAAGTTGGCGAATGCCGTGCTGCCGCAAAAACCTAAGGAAAGTGTGATTTGGAACGAGGCGTTGATCGAGCTCGGCGCGCTGGTCTGCACTGCCAAGAACCCGAAGATCGACGAAGATCCGTGGGCTTCGCACAGTCGTTTCTACGCCGCCGGCTGCCCGCACATGGGTGAGAAGCGCACCCGCCCGCGCCAGAGTTTCAAAGGCACGAACCGTCAGGTGCGTGGCATCGTCCTCAACGCCTTGCGTGCGCTCGCAGGTTCTTCGGGCACTTCCGAAAAAACCGCGTCGCTTTCGCGAGCCGACGTCGAAAAGCTCTGGGGCGACCACGTCCAGCTGGACGCCTGCATCGCTAGTTTGGACGAGGATGGTTTAATAGAAATCGGTTCAAACGGCTCGTTGCGCCTGCCGCTTTAA
- a CDS encoding glycerate kinase, whose translation MAGYSVLIAADSFKGSASSIQVENLIERGIRRVLPDCKVLKYPIADGGEGTVAALMAARRGERRHVKVRGPLGDEVEASYAIDGDGEDAVIEMAQASGITLIPQTPENALRASTFGVGQLILDALNTGVKRIFIGLGGSATNDGGAGMAKALGVRFLNKESDDIPCGLGGLEHLRSIDCLRIDRRVAQTRFVALTDVSNPLVGPDGALRIYGPQKGLEFAEIGQFDQWMSSYAELLNNIADYDVADIPGAGAAGGLGAGLAAFCGAEIQSGIDTVLDIIGIEEGMRHVDLVITGEGRMDSQSANGKAPIGVALRAKKYGVPVIAVVGSRAQDLGEVYGKGIDLVLDGISEPMALEQCMNRVDETIPLAAETAMRAFLLSRPRS comes from the coding sequence ATGGCTGGTTATTCGGTTCTGATAGCCGCGGATTCGTTCAAGGGGTCGGCTTCCAGCATCCAAGTCGAAAATCTGATTGAACGAGGAATCCGCCGCGTCCTTCCGGATTGCAAAGTCCTGAAATATCCTATAGCGGACGGCGGCGAAGGTACGGTCGCTGCATTGATGGCTGCACGCCGAGGAGAGCGTCGTCATGTCAAGGTCCGAGGTCCGTTAGGTGACGAGGTTGAGGCGAGTTATGCCATTGACGGCGACGGCGAGGATGCCGTTATTGAAATGGCACAGGCCAGCGGCATCACCTTGATTCCCCAAACTCCCGAAAACGCGCTCAGGGCCTCCACGTTCGGCGTAGGCCAGTTGATTCTCGACGCGCTCAATACCGGAGTCAAACGCATATTCATTGGTCTTGGCGGATCGGCGACCAACGATGGTGGTGCGGGGATGGCCAAGGCTTTGGGAGTGCGCTTTCTGAACAAGGAAAGTGATGATATCCCTTGTGGACTGGGTGGTCTTGAGCACCTGCGATCAATCGATTGTTTGCGTATCGATCGCAGAGTGGCCCAAACCCGATTCGTCGCGTTGACTGATGTCTCGAATCCCTTGGTAGGTCCCGATGGGGCGCTACGGATTTATGGCCCACAGAAAGGCCTCGAATTCGCGGAAATCGGCCAATTTGACCAATGGATGAGCAGCTATGCTGAATTGCTGAACAATATCGCTGATTACGATGTAGCGGATATACCGGGAGCGGGTGCCGCCGGCGGTTTGGGTGCAGGATTGGCGGCTTTCTGCGGAGCCGAGATACAAAGCGGCATCGATACGGTGCTTGACATCATTGGAATCGAAGAAGGAATGCGCCACGTCGACTTGGTAATTACCGGTGAAGGACGTATGGATTCCCAATCGGCCAATGGCAAGGCCCCGATTGGTGTTGCCCTGAGAGCCAAGAAATACGGTGTGCCCGTCATCGCCGTAGTCGGCAGCCGTGCACAAGACTTGGGTGAAGTCTACGGAAAGGGAATTGACTTGGTTCTCGACGGTATCAGCGAGCCGATGGCCCTCGAGCAATGTATGAATCGCGTGGACGAAACAATCCCATTGGCCGCGGAGACCGCCATGCGTGCGTTCCTGCTCTCTCGACCTCGCTCGTAG
- a CDS encoding FAD-dependent oxidoreductase, whose amino-acid sequence MVLGAGYAGLHAVKQLVALQPDAEIVLVNRDVYHYDTARLHEVAVGRTDPSEISFNLRETIDPSVGLIVDDVMRIDHDIRAVELRNNGLVFYDYLINALGGATSTPEVPGASENAFPLITLDDALRARSHIERILTDYRVSQNPYDLRIAVCGDGFSAVAFMAALVHQLPILTKQFGVPADKFEVHCFASNPNPLYRFDPKLTEWIMEFLQGSNVIFHGSSRVTAVGPGEVHVGNQVFHANTIVWAAGIRGSEVVPISGYAQKFNRVIVRDDLSVIEADGSWPREFVIGDVSAFPNPETGRVYPATAQLAIAQAECAASNVAQLLKGGRTYRFDYKPYGTILPLGPHSGVALLQDSKGNYTRLKGAKVRLLISRMNKDFRDAID is encoded by the coding sequence CTCGTCGCGCTTCAACCCGACGCGGAAATCGTGCTGGTCAACAGAGATGTTTACCACTACGACACCGCCCGGCTCCACGAAGTGGCCGTCGGAAGGACAGATCCATCCGAAATCAGCTTCAACCTTCGCGAAACGATTGACCCCAGTGTGGGCCTCATCGTCGACGATGTGATGAGAATTGACCACGACATTCGTGCCGTGGAACTGCGTAACAACGGGCTGGTTTTCTACGACTATCTCATCAACGCATTGGGCGGGGCAACTTCCACTCCCGAGGTTCCCGGGGCTTCCGAAAACGCATTCCCACTCATCACCCTCGACGACGCGCTGCGCGCGCGAAGCCATATCGAGCGCATACTCACGGATTATCGCGTCAGCCAGAACCCTTACGACCTACGCATTGCGGTGTGCGGCGATGGATTCTCAGCCGTCGCATTCATGGCTGCGCTGGTACATCAACTTCCCATACTTACGAAACAATTCGGCGTGCCAGCCGATAAATTCGAAGTCCACTGCTTCGCTTCCAACCCCAATCCGCTCTATCGATTCGACCCCAAACTCACCGAATGGATCATGGAATTCCTGCAAGGCAGCAACGTTATTTTCCACGGCTCTTCGCGCGTGACGGCGGTCGGTCCGGGCGAGGTCCATGTCGGCAATCAGGTTTTCCACGCCAACACCATCGTCTGGGCGGCGGGAATCCGCGGCAGCGAGGTCGTCCCCATCTCCGGTTATGCGCAGAAATTCAACCGCGTCATCGTTCGCGACGACCTTTCGGTAATCGAAGCGGACGGGAGCTGGCCACGCGAATTCGTAATCGGCGATGTCTCGGCCTTCCCCAACCCCGAAACCGGCCGCGTATATCCGGCCACAGCCCAGCTCGCAATCGCTCAGGCGGAATGCGCCGCCTCCAACGTCGCCCAGCTGCTCAAGGGCGGACGCACCTACAGGTTCGACTACAAGCCGTACGGCACGATTCTGCCGCTCGGACCGCACTCGGGCGTCGCGCTCCTTCAGGATTCCAAGGGCAATTACACCCGGCTCAAGGGAGCCAAAGTGCGGCTGCTCATCAGCAGGATGAACAAAGATTTCCGGGATGCCATCGACTAG